In Sodalis ligni, a single genomic region encodes these proteins:
- a CDS encoding glycosyltransferase family 9 protein: MKALVVCRDNIGDTLLTTPLINALANGGFSVDVLANSYNAAVLTGNPDIFRVHVYKKNHHRARGESLLKILLHRLRIIWNIRRIHYDIAIIAKSRWDKRVLKWCTLSGAPKIIALGAVPHPAITELVPLPAPHTEHLVQLFHRMLAPLGIRDAAGPLHLFADPAKVAALAQQYGIDNQLPILGLQISARRLLQRWPESHFVALAQMVAALGPCQIILLWSPGAEDNPTHPGDDTLAARIVAACNLPCLIPIPTRTLEELIGAMQLCGRVVTSDGGAMHIAAGLGKSIVALFGDSDPVCWAPWQVPYILLAAPENNVVNIAPKEVFQALQQLTEEDEVAAIRPSDSVAVKDG; encoded by the coding sequence ATGAAAGCTCTGGTGGTTTGTCGGGATAATATCGGTGACACGCTGTTAACTACCCCCTTGATAAACGCATTGGCTAATGGAGGATTTTCAGTCGATGTATTAGCCAATAGCTACAATGCGGCGGTATTAACGGGCAACCCCGATATATTTCGGGTACATGTTTATAAAAAAAATCATCATCGCGCCCGGGGCGAGTCGCTGCTTAAAATACTTTTGCACCGGTTGCGCATTATTTGGAATATCAGGCGCATTCATTACGATATCGCCATTATCGCCAAAAGCCGGTGGGATAAACGGGTCTTAAAATGGTGCACGTTATCCGGCGCGCCGAAAATCATCGCTCTTGGCGCCGTTCCCCATCCGGCCATCACCGAACTGGTGCCTTTGCCCGCGCCCCATACCGAGCATCTGGTGCAGCTGTTTCATCGCATGCTGGCCCCGTTGGGCATCCGGGACGCCGCCGGACCGCTCCATCTGTTCGCCGATCCGGCAAAAGTCGCTGCCTTGGCTCAACAATACGGTATTGATAACCAATTGCCGATCCTGGGCTTGCAGATCAGCGCCCGCCGGTTATTGCAACGCTGGCCGGAGTCTCATTTCGTCGCATTGGCGCAGATGGTGGCCGCCTTGGGGCCCTGCCAGATTATCCTGCTGTGGTCGCCGGGGGCGGAGGACAACCCCACCCATCCCGGCGATGATACCCTGGCCGCCCGTATTGTCGCGGCCTGTAATCTGCCGTGCCTGATACCGATCCCTACCCGGACGCTGGAAGAGCTTATCGGCGCCATGCAGCTGTGCGGGAGAGTGGTCACCAGCGATGGCGGAGCCATGCATATCGCGGCGGGACTGGGTAAAAGCATTGTCGCCCTCTTCGGCGACAGCGATCCCGTTTGTTGGGCGCCCTGGCAGGTACCCTATATCCTGCTGGCGGCGCCGGAAAATAATGTGGTGAATATTGCGCCCAAGGAAGTATTCCAGGCGTTGCAGCAATTGACCGAGGAGGATGAAGTCGCGGCTATTCGCCCGTCAGATTCCGTCGCGGTCAAGGATGGCTGA
- a CDS encoding Ail/Lom family outer membrane beta-barrel protein, with translation MKKLCLALLACTTLGTTFNTLADSNHTVSLGYAQSKLETGPTLKGVNAKYRYEWDSPISIITSLTYMARGVNGIYDDDGSIGKSKLDFKYWSFSAGPAYRFNEFISIYSLLGYNANSVKLNDISNSHDSLTYKGRSFMYGAGILINPMDKLSLELGYEGSSLKYDEFSHKRLAINGFNVGIGYRF, from the coding sequence ATGAAAAAGCTTTGTTTAGCGCTGCTAGCCTGCACCACCCTGGGAACAACCTTCAACACCCTGGCCGACAGTAACCATACGGTTTCATTGGGTTACGCACAGAGTAAGCTTGAAACTGGCCCAACCCTTAAGGGTGTGAACGCCAAATACCGTTATGAGTGGGATAGCCCGATCAGTATTATCACCTCATTGACCTATATGGCGAGAGGTGTTAATGGTATATACGATGATGATGGAAGCATTGGCAAGTCAAAGCTGGATTTTAAATATTGGAGTTTCTCGGCAGGCCCGGCTTACCGCTTCAATGAATTTATCAGTATTTATAGCCTGTTGGGTTACAATGCGAATAGTGTGAAACTCAACGATATCTCAAATTCCCATGATTCCTTAACCTACAAAGGAAGGTCGTTTATGTATGGTGCCGGTATTCTCATTAATCCAATGGATAAGCTATCTTTGGAGTTAGGTTACGAAGGTTCCAGCCTCAAATATGACGAGTTTTCACATAAACGACTCGCCATCAACGGCTTTAACGTCGGCATCGGTTACCGGTTCTGA
- a CDS encoding ABC transporter substrate-binding protein yields the protein MLSMKKSFFLAGLVMLSAANGAQAKQVVLHALMEDVPETHIIEQMLPQFEQQSGIKVEFEKIGYGDMHDKLVAQLIAPQSYYNLLEVDFLWAGEFPAAQWLTDLSPMIAKSKFDTSAFIPSTVSLLNHDKNKMFILPMYNYSMGLIYRTDILGDKNLQQQFQAENNKPLALPASLDEYVALAKFVKEKQNIAGAAMQGQRGDPNSMEFSNYLFAAGGDYLDGDNKVVLNSPAGKKALALYVDAIQHGAQAGALSATLDDTQRLMCSGKAFSMITYWWMLPQLDNAKSCPAVAGKLALTPMPGGHGESGGWGWGIPKNVSPEEQQAAWTFIQWVQSKKVETERALQGHAPVRTDVYSDPAVLAKFPYYQTAQQVVAGGKSFPIFTYSAQYEDVLGTQLSQAAGGSGNTDGALAAAATQLETLMKKK from the coding sequence ATGTTATCCATGAAAAAAAGCTTTTTTTTGGCCGGTTTGGTGATGTTGTCCGCTGCCAACGGCGCGCAGGCAAAACAGGTGGTGCTGCACGCCCTGATGGAAGATGTGCCCGAAACCCATATTATCGAACAAATGTTACCGCAATTTGAACAACAGAGCGGTATCAAGGTGGAATTTGAAAAAATCGGCTACGGCGATATGCATGATAAGCTGGTGGCGCAGTTGATTGCGCCGCAAAGCTATTACAATTTGCTGGAGGTGGATTTTCTCTGGGCGGGAGAATTCCCCGCCGCGCAGTGGCTAACGGATTTGTCGCCGATGATTGCCAAATCGAAATTCGATACCTCGGCGTTTATCCCTTCCACGGTGTCGCTGCTCAACCACGACAAAAACAAGATGTTTATCCTGCCGATGTACAACTACTCCATGGGGCTGATTTATCGCACCGATATCCTGGGGGACAAAAACCTGCAACAGCAATTCCAGGCCGAGAACAACAAGCCGCTGGCCCTGCCGGCTTCCCTGGATGAATACGTGGCCCTGGCGAAGTTCGTCAAGGAAAAACAGAATATTGCCGGCGCCGCCATGCAGGGGCAGCGGGGCGATCCCAATAGTATGGAGTTTTCCAACTATCTGTTCGCCGCCGGGGGCGATTATCTTGACGGCGACAACAAGGTGGTATTGAACAGCCCTGCGGGCAAAAAGGCCCTTGCCCTCTATGTCGACGCCATCCAGCACGGCGCCCAGGCCGGCGCGCTGTCCGCCACCCTGGATGACACCCAGCGCCTGATGTGCAGCGGCAAGGCTTTCAGCATGATCACCTACTGGTGGATGCTGCCGCAGCTGGATAATGCCAAATCCTGCCCGGCGGTTGCCGGTAAGCTGGCGCTGACGCCGATGCCCGGCGGCCATGGCGAAAGCGGCGGCTGGGGCTGGGGTATACCGAAAAACGTTTCGCCGGAAGAACAGCAGGCCGCCTGGACCTTTATCCAATGGGTGCAAAGCAAAAAGGTCGAAACGGAACGCGCCCTGCAGGGCCATGCGCCGGTGAGGACCGACGTTTATAGCGATCCGGCGGTGCTGGCCAAGTTCCCCTATTACCAAACCGCGCAGCAGGTGGTGGCCGGGGGGAAATCCTTCCCGATCTTTACCTATTCCGCCCAGTATGAGGATGTGCTCGGCACCCAGCTTTCCCAGGCGGCCGGCGGCAGCGGCAATACGGACGGCGCTCTGGCGGCGGCGGCCACCCAGCTTGAAACGCTGATGAAAAAGAAGTAA
- the gntU gene encoding gluconate transporter: MSTLTLVITAIGSVLILLFLVMKARMHAFVALLLVSVGTGIFSGMPLEKIADTMQAGMGGTLGFLAIVVALGSMFGKVLHETGALDQIATRMIKSFGERRAFLALGIVGLICALPLFFEVAVMLLIGVVFAVARRTGDNLVKLLVPLFAGVAAAAAFLLPGPTPMLLASQMHADYGWMIAIGLAAAIPGMLVAGPLFGSIISRYVTIPLPEDIAAPALKTEALPSFGFSVSLVLFPLILVGLKTIGVRFVAQGSTLYRWMELVGHPFIAILLACLVAIYGLAYRQGMSKDKVMGICSAALQPAGIILLVTGAGGVFKQVLVDSGVGPALGNALIGTGLPIAVACFVLAAAIRIIQGSATVACLTTVGLVMPVITGLGLNGAQLAALSVCIGGGSIVCSHVNDAGFWLFGKLTGATELQTLKTWTLMETILGTTGALVGMVAYTLF; this comes from the coding sequence ATGAGCACCTTAACTCTGGTCATCACCGCCATCGGCTCGGTGTTGATATTACTTTTTCTGGTCATGAAAGCGCGTATGCATGCATTTGTCGCTTTACTGCTGGTGTCCGTCGGAACCGGGATTTTTTCCGGAATGCCGCTGGAAAAAATCGCCGATACCATGCAGGCCGGCATGGGGGGCACTTTGGGTTTCCTGGCCATTGTCGTCGCGCTGGGATCAATGTTCGGTAAAGTACTGCATGAAACCGGCGCCCTGGATCAAATCGCCACCAGGATGATCAAAAGCTTTGGCGAACGGCGGGCGTTCCTGGCCCTCGGCATCGTCGGGCTTATTTGCGCGTTGCCGCTGTTTTTTGAGGTGGCGGTGATGCTGTTGATTGGGGTGGTGTTCGCCGTTGCCCGCCGTACCGGCGACAATCTGGTGAAACTGCTGGTGCCGCTATTTGCCGGCGTGGCCGCGGCGGCGGCGTTTTTATTGCCCGGACCGACGCCGATGCTGCTGGCATCGCAGATGCATGCGGATTATGGCTGGATGATAGCCATCGGCCTGGCGGCGGCCATCCCCGGCATGCTGGTGGCCGGGCCGCTATTCGGCAGCATTATCAGCCGGTATGTGACCATCCCTTTGCCGGAAGATATCGCCGCTCCGGCATTAAAAACCGAAGCATTGCCCTCCTTTGGATTCAGCGTGTCGCTGGTGTTGTTCCCCTTGATCCTGGTGGGATTAAAAACCATCGGGGTACGTTTTGTGGCCCAGGGCTCGACGCTTTACCGCTGGATGGAATTGGTGGGCCATCCATTTATCGCCATTTTGCTGGCTTGCCTGGTGGCCATCTACGGCCTGGCGTACCGGCAGGGCATGAGCAAAGACAAGGTGATGGGAATCTGCTCGGCGGCGCTGCAACCGGCGGGGATCATTCTGCTGGTGACCGGCGCCGGCGGCGTCTTTAAACAGGTATTGGTGGATTCGGGGGTGGGGCCGGCGTTGGGTAATGCGTTAATCGGTACCGGCCTGCCTATCGCGGTGGCCTGTTTTGTGCTGGCGGCCGCCATCCGTATTATTCAAGGATCGGCTACCGTGGCGTGTTTAACCACCGTAGGACTGGTGATGCCGGTTATCACCGGCCTTGGCCTGAACGGCGCCCAGCTGGCGGCCTTATCGGTATGCATCGGCGGCGGTTCCATTGTCTGCAGCCATGTTAACGACGCGGGATTTTGGCTGTTCGGCAAGCTGACCGGCGCTACCGAGCTGCAGACCCTGAAAACCTGGACCCTGATGGAGACGATTCTCGGCACCACCGGCGCGCTGGTTGGCATGGTGGCCTATACGCTGTTTTAA
- a CDS encoding anti-sigma factor family protein — protein sequence MTKRPLVPPLTDELLVAYLDNELDADQRRQIEQRLGDDPQLAERLALLDQASLPFSAAYAVMLNQAPAARLRARLESLTEANSPNGLDRPDGLDIPHDRDGLDGSGNPNGLDRHDGSGNSNGLVDSHDGLGIANGVDRPDGRTPITAPAAGRGISRRNLMAAAVAGLAVGILGGRLSFGLFTPAGHQDNWRDLVAEYMSLYTDETFADTVTSPDLQRQQLKTVGARLGLTLDPGRLSLPGAELKFARLLSYDRQPIAQIAYLDESHGPLALCITRAGDGRQDEPESEVLRGMNVVYWAKGGHRYMLIGHNPPAELNALAQKLMAA from the coding sequence ATGACAAAACGCCCCTTGGTTCCGCCGCTGACCGATGAACTGCTGGTGGCTTACCTGGATAATGAATTGGATGCCGACCAGCGCCGACAGATTGAACAGCGGCTCGGCGACGATCCCCAGCTCGCCGAACGGCTGGCGCTGCTGGACCAGGCCAGCCTGCCTTTCAGCGCGGCTTACGCCGTTATGCTCAATCAGGCGCCGGCGGCGCGTTTGCGGGCCAGGCTGGAGAGTCTGACGGAAGCAAACAGCCCGAATGGCTTAGACCGGCCCGATGGCTTGGATATTCCGCATGACCGGGATGGGCTCGACGGCTCGGGTAATCCGAATGGCCTGGATAGGCATGATGGCTCGGGTAATTCGAATGGCCTGGTGGATAGTCATGATGGCCTGGGCATTGCAAATGGCGTAGACCGGCCGGACGGACGGACGCCGATAACGGCGCCGGCCGCCGGGCGCGGCATCAGCCGCAGAAATCTGATGGCGGCGGCGGTGGCCGGCCTGGCGGTGGGCATCCTCGGCGGACGGCTGTCGTTCGGGCTGTTCACACCGGCGGGACATCAGGATAACTGGCGGGATCTGGTGGCGGAATATATGTCGCTCTATACCGACGAAACCTTCGCGGATACGGTAACATCGCCGGACCTGCAGCGGCAGCAGCTAAAGACCGTCGGCGCCAGGCTGGGATTAACGCTTGATCCCGGGCGGCTCAGCCTGCCGGGCGCCGAGCTGAAGTTCGCCCGGCTGCTGAGCTACGACAGACAGCCCATAGCGCAAATCGCCTATCTGGATGAAAGTCACGGACCGCTGGCGTTGTGCATAACCCGCGCCGGAGACGGCCGGCAAGACGAGCCGGAAAGCGAAGTACTGCGCGGGATGAACGTGGTGTACTGGGCTAAGGGAGGACACCGTTATATGCTGATTGGCCATAACCCGCCGGCGGAGCTGAACGCGCTGGCGCAAAAACTGATGGCGGCATAA
- a CDS encoding chaperone modulator CbpM, whose amino-acid sequence MTDIRVTLEITEFCQYASISRDELFEVVGLGIITPQDDADDNWRFEPAALHEIKRAQRLRQELELDWPGIALAVGLLDEIKRLRQENRHLQQRLDRFLQK is encoded by the coding sequence ATGACCGACATTAGGGTAACTCTGGAAATTACCGAATTTTGTCAATATGCCAGTATTTCCCGGGATGAACTGTTTGAAGTGGTGGGTCTGGGCATCATTACCCCGCAAGACGACGCTGATGATAACTGGCGTTTCGAGCCCGCCGCGCTGCATGAAATCAAGCGGGCGCAGCGTCTGCGGCAGGAACTGGAGCTTGACTGGCCGGGTATCGCGCTGGCGGTGGGCCTGCTGGATGAGATCAAGCGCCTGCGGCAGGAAAATCGCCACCTGCAGCAGCGGCTGGACCGGTTTTTACAAAAATAG
- a CDS encoding sigma-70 family RNA polymerase sigma factor, with product MICRDTELGQENAIIDTHDIRDELGHYLTRLWRYGMVLSRKPDIADDLVQSTCVRAMERAGQFTAGTALDRWLFSILHSIWINEIRSRQIRQGQGFVDIDEVTAHSGESDSVSHIWANQIMDRVNQLPEAQRNAVFLVYVEGFTYQEAAQTLSVPIGTIMSRLAAARLTLAKDAAISSARPQVEGDKV from the coding sequence ATAATCTGCCGAGACACTGAATTGGGGCAGGAGAACGCTATCATCGATACCCATGATATCCGCGACGAGCTGGGGCACTATTTGACGCGCTTATGGCGCTACGGTATGGTGTTGTCCCGCAAACCGGATATAGCGGATGATTTGGTGCAGTCCACCTGTGTAAGGGCTATGGAACGTGCCGGGCAATTCACCGCCGGCACGGCACTGGACCGCTGGCTTTTCTCGATTCTGCACTCCATCTGGATCAACGAGATCCGATCGCGGCAGATTCGCCAGGGGCAAGGATTTGTCGATATAGACGAGGTGACGGCACACAGCGGTGAATCGGATTCGGTAAGCCATATCTGGGCGAATCAAATCATGGACCGCGTCAACCAATTGCCGGAGGCGCAGCGCAATGCGGTCTTTTTGGTCTATGTGGAGGGGTTTACCTATCAGGAAGCGGCACAGACCCTATCCGTGCCCATCGGCACGATTATGAGCCGGCTGGCCGCCGCCCGGCTGACGCTGGCTAAAGACGCCGCCATATCATCGGCCCGGCCCCAGGTGGAGGGCGACAAGGTATGA
- a CDS encoding inositol monophosphatase family protein has product MTALPSHRLAIAGHIVAEAAELALWHFSRRAELRLDSKRSQDFVSEADMAVEQLIRDRLQQHFPDDNVVGEELGGELGPGANWVIDPIDGTANFLRGSPLWGVSLGLLKGQKPVLGVVALPVLTELLAAETGQGVFSKGQPFVRDSRFDEVKMVSLGDSADDRLQDAAAFYQGLRGAEWSVECYRCTTVGMLFAAKGLIDGHLQRRTTLWDIAGGLVICAEAGLEVTHAFRDGDIRHMSVAAGTASLLDAVRPLWPNLQPC; this is encoded by the coding sequence ATGACAGCGTTACCCTCCCATCGTCTGGCCATCGCCGGACACATCGTCGCCGAGGCGGCGGAGTTGGCGTTATGGCATTTTTCACGCCGCGCCGAGCTGCGCCTTGACAGTAAACGCAGCCAGGATTTCGTTTCCGAGGCCGATATGGCGGTGGAACAATTGATTCGCGATCGCCTGCAACAGCATTTTCCCGACGATAATGTCGTTGGCGAAGAGCTGGGCGGCGAACTGGGCCCGGGGGCTAACTGGGTCATCGACCCCATTGACGGCACGGCGAATTTTTTACGCGGTTCGCCGTTATGGGGCGTTTCCCTGGGCCTGCTCAAAGGGCAAAAACCGGTGTTGGGGGTGGTCGCCCTGCCGGTGCTTACCGAACTGCTGGCCGCTGAAACCGGCCAAGGCGTATTCAGTAAGGGACAGCCCTTTGTGCGGGATAGCCGCTTTGACGAAGTGAAGATGGTGTCTCTCGGCGACAGCGCCGATGACCGGTTACAGGACGCGGCGGCCTTTTACCAGGGCCTGCGCGGTGCGGAGTGGTCGGTGGAATGTTACCGCTGCACCACGGTAGGCATGCTATTCGCCGCCAAGGGCCTGATTGACGGCCATCTGCAGCGTCGTACCACGCTTTGGGACATCGCCGGCGGGCTGGTTATCTGCGCCGAGGCGGGACTGGAGGTCACCCATGCTTTCCGGGACGGCGATATACGGCATATGTCGGTGGCGGCCGGCACGGCTTCCCTGCTGGATGCCGTGCGACCGCTGTGGCCGAACCTCCAGCCGTGCTAA
- a CDS encoding tetratricopeptide repeat protein, producing MTSIAAAKHSPLLLGGALLLISGLSHAMGDDSSTTPTCPKGQIYDSRTKTCMVDKGSMISDADRTRYAYTLAKAKRYQEALAVLDTLKQPNTAQAWNYRGYATRKLGRTDEGIGYYQRAIALDPHYAQVREYLGEAWMIKGRPDLAKAQLATIKTLCGTGCEEYRDLSNAIQGHPES from the coding sequence ATGACATCAATTGCCGCCGCCAAACATTCCCCACTGCTGCTCGGAGGCGCCCTGCTGCTGATATCCGGCCTAAGTCATGCCATGGGGGACGATTCATCAACCACTCCCACCTGCCCGAAAGGACAAATTTATGATTCGCGCACCAAAACCTGCATGGTGGATAAAGGCAGTATGATCTCCGACGCCGACCGCACCCGCTACGCCTATACCCTGGCGAAAGCCAAGCGTTATCAGGAAGCCCTGGCGGTGTTGGACACCTTAAAACAACCTAATACCGCCCAGGCTTGGAACTATCGCGGCTATGCTACGCGCAAGCTGGGCCGCACCGACGAAGGCATCGGTTATTATCAGCGCGCCATCGCCCTGGACCCCCACTATGCCCAGGTACGGGAGTACCTGGGGGAGGCGTGGATGATCAAAGGCCGGCCCGATTTGGCCAAAGCACAGCTGGCCACCATAAAAACCTTGTGCGGCACCGGCTGCGAGGAGTATCGCGATTTGTCCAACGCCATCCAAGGCCACCCTGAATCCTGA
- the cbpA gene encoding curved DNA-binding protein, which translates to MDFKDYYAALGVEPTADLKTIKTAYRRLARKYHPDVSTEPNAESRFKDVAEAYEVLKDTARRAEYDELRKYGQGGRFEAPPGWQPSGRAGGAQTGDDFNFQQHDFSDFFESVFGGRGQARAAQSGRTAARRGQDVEIEVAVFLEETLKEHQRTISFQLPGSVEYGRQAPPAAKTLKVKIPAGVGDGDRIRIKGQGPAGSGGGPNGDVYLIIRIAPHPLFDIDGNNLLVTLPLAPWEAALGAKVTVPTLTGKITLTVPPNSQTGQQLRIKGKGLANKQGTGDLYALIKVVMPQQTDDKGRKLWAEIAEHCAFNPRAEWE; encoded by the coding sequence ATGGACTTCAAAGACTATTATGCCGCATTGGGCGTCGAGCCCACTGCCGATCTCAAAACAATCAAAACCGCCTATCGCCGGCTGGCCCGCAAATATCATCCGGATGTCAGCACCGAACCCAACGCTGAAAGCCGGTTCAAAGACGTGGCGGAAGCTTACGAGGTGCTGAAGGATACCGCCCGCCGCGCCGAGTACGATGAATTGCGCAAGTACGGCCAGGGCGGCCGTTTCGAGGCGCCGCCGGGCTGGCAGCCCAGCGGCCGTGCCGGTGGCGCCCAGACGGGCGATGATTTCAATTTCCAGCAGCATGATTTCTCCGATTTCTTTGAGTCGGTGTTCGGCGGCAGGGGCCAGGCCCGCGCTGCGCAGAGCGGGAGGACGGCCGCCCGCCGCGGCCAGGATGTGGAAATCGAGGTGGCGGTTTTCCTTGAGGAAACACTGAAAGAGCATCAGCGCACTATTAGCTTCCAGCTGCCGGGGTCGGTGGAGTATGGCCGTCAAGCCCCGCCGGCGGCCAAAACGCTGAAGGTCAAAATCCCCGCCGGCGTCGGCGATGGCGATCGCATTCGTATCAAAGGGCAGGGTCCCGCCGGCAGCGGCGGCGGCCCTAACGGCGATGTCTACCTGATTATCCGCATTGCGCCTCATCCGCTGTTTGATATCGACGGTAATAATCTGCTGGTGACACTGCCCCTCGCCCCGTGGGAAGCGGCGCTCGGCGCTAAGGTGACCGTTCCGACGCTGACGGGCAAAATAACCCTTACCGTTCCCCCCAACAGCCAGACCGGCCAGCAGCTGCGTATCAAAGGCAAGGGGTTGGCGAACAAACAGGGCACCGGTGATTTGTATGCCCTTATCAAGGTGGTGATGCCGCAGCAGACGGATGACAAGGGGCGTAAGCTGTGGGCGGAAATCGCCGAGCATTGTGCATTTAATCCTCGTGCGGAATGGGAGTGA
- a CDS encoding carbohydrate ABC transporter permease: MMLTKTSAAPLRRPKPRWPGFDRFRLTGWAFASPGLLALAIVLGFPVLYAVALAFSSFTLMRPALAPFIGIDNFTAVLSDGAFWVAAWLTIKYSVITVAGEFVVGLGIALMLNRTVRTRPIYFALLTIPMAMSPVCVALIWRMLLQPNLGIVNHLLETWGLPRLDWLGDPTMAFWTMAFIDIWQQMSFVVLILAAGLAALPREPYEAAEMDGARRWQQFWFITLPMLRPVAAIAVVIQLINELRTYDLPYVLTRGGPGTATEVLSFFAYRRAFLGLSVNEGSAAALVLLLIVLVMTVLFFAMLERRRG, translated from the coding sequence ATGATGCTCACTAAAACCTCCGCCGCTCCTTTGCGGCGCCCTAAACCACGGTGGCCGGGGTTTGACAGGTTTCGCCTTACCGGATGGGCGTTCGCGTCGCCCGGGCTGCTGGCGCTGGCCATTGTGCTGGGTTTCCCTGTGCTGTATGCCGTGGCGCTGGCGTTTTCATCCTTTACCCTGATGCGTCCGGCGCTGGCGCCCTTTATCGGCATTGATAACTTTACCGCGGTTTTGAGCGATGGAGCCTTTTGGGTTGCGGCCTGGCTGACTATCAAATACTCGGTGATAACCGTCGCCGGGGAATTCGTCGTTGGGCTGGGCATCGCCTTGATGCTGAACCGGACGGTCAGGACCCGGCCGATCTACTTCGCGTTGCTGACCATTCCCATGGCGATGTCGCCGGTCTGCGTGGCGCTGATTTGGCGGATGCTGCTGCAGCCCAATCTGGGCATAGTGAACCATCTGCTGGAGACCTGGGGATTGCCGCGCCTGGATTGGCTGGGGGATCCTACCATGGCCTTCTGGACCATGGCGTTTATCGATATCTGGCAGCAGATGTCGTTTGTGGTGCTGATCCTGGCGGCGGGCCTTGCCGCGCTGCCACGGGAGCCTTATGAGGCGGCTGAAATGGACGGCGCCCGGCGCTGGCAGCAGTTCTGGTTTATCACGCTGCCGATGCTGCGTCCGGTGGCGGCCATCGCCGTGGTCATCCAATTGATCAATGAACTGCGAACCTATGATTTGCCCTATGTGCTCACCCGCGGCGGTCCCGGCACCGCCACCGAAGTGTTAAGCTTTTTTGCCTACCGCCGGGCTTTTCTCGGTCTGTCCGTCAATGAGGGCTCAGCCGCCGCGCTGGTGCTGCTGCTTATCGTGCTGGTGATGACGGTGCTGTTTTTCGCCATGCTGGAGCGCCGCCGCGGTTAA
- a CDS encoding TetR/AcrR family transcriptional regulator translates to MSTEQIAACLKKGRGRPKQFDRDTALDKALEMFWRHGYEATSMSDLVEATGAKAPTLYAEFGNKEGLFRAAVERYVIKFAEKGKALLSRPDCTVAEAVENFFRAAASMFTDKSLPSGCFIICTSAALSASSEEVAQMLKCRHHLQENTLRDFLQSRQALGELSADAPVAALAKYLAGTLQGMSVQARDGATRADLDLIVSTLMAVWPHLVNLSAERLQPVPVAVAEEA, encoded by the coding sequence ATGAGCACAGAGCAAATAGCGGCATGTCTGAAGAAGGGTCGCGGGCGTCCAAAGCAGTTTGACCGTGATACCGCTCTGGATAAGGCGCTGGAGATGTTCTGGCGCCATGGCTATGAAGCTACCTCGATGTCCGATCTGGTGGAGGCCACCGGGGCCAAGGCGCCGACCCTGTATGCCGAGTTCGGTAACAAAGAAGGGTTATTCCGGGCGGCGGTGGAGCGGTATGTCATCAAATTCGCCGAGAAGGGCAAGGCGCTGCTATCCCGTCCGGATTGCACCGTCGCCGAGGCGGTGGAGAACTTTTTCCGCGCGGCCGCCTCGATGTTTACCGATAAGAGCCTGCCGTCGGGCTGTTTTATCATTTGTACCTCGGCCGCGCTCTCCGCATCGTCCGAAGAAGTGGCGCAGATGTTGAAATGCCGCCATCATTTGCAGGAAAACACCTTGAGGGATTTTCTGCAGTCCCGTCAGGCGCTGGGCGAGTTGTCAGCCGACGCGCCGGTGGCGGCGCTGGCAAAATATCTGGCCGGCACCCTGCAGGGCATGTCGGTGCAAGCGCGCGACGGCGCTACCCGGGCGGATCTGGATCTCATCGTTTCCACGCTGATGGCGGTATGGCCGCATCTGGTGAACCTGAGCGCCGAGCGCTTACAACCGGTGCCGGTAGCGGTGGCCGAAGAAGCTTGA